The proteins below come from a single Nostoc sp. KVJ3 genomic window:
- a CDS encoding O-methyltransferase, giving the protein MTIYHPIASIPSLVQEAQLLAVQLEFSQSSLPEVGRLLHILTRHITQGQIGEIGSGCGVGAAWIVSALHQNSRFVTIESDRQLALLVQQLFADKSNVLTLQGDWRDLLTYAPFDFLFADGGKAKLSEPEILINALKPGGFILLDDLTPEEHWPPEWHGRTDPIREFWLKDPRITATEIRVTVKNSVILGTRIQ; this is encoded by the coding sequence ATGACAATCTATCATCCGATTGCTTCTATTCCCTCATTGGTGCAAGAAGCTCAATTGCTGGCTGTACAACTGGAGTTTTCCCAATCCTCGCTCCCAGAAGTTGGTCGCTTGTTGCATATCCTTACTAGACACATCACACAGGGTCAAATTGGCGAGATTGGTAGTGGATGTGGTGTTGGTGCAGCCTGGATAGTGAGTGCATTACATCAAAATAGTAGATTTGTTACGATTGAAAGCGATCGGCAACTTGCCTTACTTGTCCAACAGCTATTTGCAGATAAGTCTAATGTCCTCACACTTCAAGGCGACTGGCGCGATTTGCTCACCTATGCTCCCTTTGATTTTTTATTTGCTGATGGCGGAAAGGCAAAACTCAGCGAACCTGAAATATTAATAAATGCTCTCAAACCAGGAGGCTTTATTCTACTGGACGATTTAACACCCGAAGAACATTGGCCTCCAGAATGGCACGGACGAACAGATCCAATAAGGGAATTTTGGCTCAAAGATCCTCGTATTACTGCTACAGAAATCCGGGTTACAGTAAAAAACTCAGTGATTCTAGGAACACGGATTCAATGA
- a CDS encoding NAD(P)/FAD-dependent oxidoreductase: MLPLRIVVIGGGAAGFFGAIACAKANPDAEVTLLEASRQPLAKVLISGGGRCNVTHACFDAEELVQNYPRGAKALRGALTRFGPQDTVAWFAAGGVYLKTEADGRMFPVTNTSETIVECLIKAVAKSGVKLRIGTHVTSVKRTAADGGFDVLLKSEETIKCDRLLLATGSSIVGYKIVRELGHQIEPPVPSLFTFNIADPQLRALAGVSVNSAQLRLSLGPKSQLQQTGPLLITHWGLSGPAVLKLSAWGARVLHESHYQATLLINWLPLMPQEQVREKVLAVKDEWGKKAIALHRGVDLPHRLWQYIIARTGITTDDRWAEISSKTLNQLVQELTQGQYLINGKGAFKEEFVTCGGVNLKEVNFKTMESRLIPGLYFAGEILDIDGITGGFNFQSAWTTGYLAGIAMASSD, translated from the coding sequence TTGCTACCGTTACGAATTGTAGTTATTGGGGGTGGGGCTGCGGGATTTTTTGGTGCGATCGCTTGTGCTAAAGCCAATCCTGATGCCGAAGTTACTTTACTCGAAGCCAGTCGTCAACCACTGGCGAAAGTGCTAATTTCTGGTGGTGGACGCTGCAACGTGACTCACGCTTGCTTTGATGCCGAGGAGTTAGTGCAAAATTACCCCAGAGGTGCAAAAGCTTTAAGGGGTGCTTTGACTCGCTTTGGCCCTCAAGATACAGTAGCTTGGTTTGCTGCTGGTGGAGTCTATCTCAAAACTGAAGCTGATGGCCGGATGTTTCCTGTCACCAACACTTCCGAAACCATTGTAGAATGCCTAATTAAAGCGGTGGCGAAATCTGGGGTAAAACTCCGGATCGGTACACACGTAACTTCAGTGAAACGAACCGCAGCAGATGGGGGGTTTGATGTTCTCCTCAAGTCGGAAGAGACGATTAAATGCGATCGCCTACTTCTTGCTACCGGCAGCAGCATTGTCGGTTATAAAATTGTCCGAGAGTTAGGTCATCAAATTGAACCGCCAGTACCCTCATTATTTACCTTCAACATTGCCGATCCGCAATTGCGGGCTTTAGCTGGAGTTAGCGTTAACTCTGCCCAATTGCGGTTATCTCTGGGCCCAAAATCCCAATTACAACAGACTGGGCCATTGCTAATTACTCACTGGGGTTTGAGTGGCCCCGCTGTTTTGAAGCTTTCTGCTTGGGGTGCGAGAGTTCTGCATGAAAGCCACTATCAAGCTACATTATTGATTAATTGGCTGCCCCTGATGCCACAAGAACAAGTGCGAGAAAAAGTTTTAGCAGTTAAGGATGAGTGGGGGAAAAAAGCGATCGCATTACATCGCGGCGTTGATTTACCCCATCGTCTCTGGCAATATATCATTGCTCGTACAGGTATAACCACAGACGATCGTTGGGCAGAAATATCTAGTAAAACCCTAAATCAACTGGTGCAGGAACTTACACAGGGACAATACTTAATCAATGGCAAAGGAGCCTTTAAAGAAGAATTTGTTACCTGTGGCGGTGTTAACCTCAAAGAAGTCAACTTTAAGACAATGGAAAGTAGGTTAATTCCTGGTCTTTATTTTGCCGGAGAAATCTTAGATATTGATGGTATTACTGGTGGCTTTAACTTCCAAAGTGCTTGGACAACTGGGTATTTAGCAGGGATAGCAATGGCGAGCAGCGACTAG
- the rd gene encoding rubredoxin translates to MAKYLCTVCGYEYDPELGDPDSDIAPGTAFEDIPEDWSCPTCGATKDDFEPDEE, encoded by the coding sequence ATGGCAAAGTATCTATGTACCGTTTGCGGCTATGAATACGATCCAGAATTAGGCGATCCAGATAGCGACATAGCACCGGGAACAGCCTTTGAAGATATACCAGAAGATTGGTCATGTCCAACCTGCGGTGCAACAAAAGATGACTTCGAACCTGATGAAGAGTGA
- a CDS encoding SRPBCC family protein translates to MSASHISDSIIAGSDMAWSQDKQNLLVQGEILVETRSHKSCGGAVTAWMYLPMVRSQVWQQLTDYPRWVQYFPDITKSEISHKGEVKRLYQAAQKAFFFFTAQVEIYLNVVEVLGQQIQFRMVKGTFEDFNANLELQDCGNGTLLAYTVQATPLIPIPSIFIQQAMNFELPANMRKMRQVICKQ, encoded by the coding sequence ATGTCTGCGTCTCATATCTCAGACTCAATTATTGCAGGTTCAGATATGGCTTGGAGTCAAGACAAGCAAAATTTGCTGGTACAGGGTGAAATTTTGGTAGAAACGCGATCGCACAAAAGCTGTGGTGGCGCTGTCACAGCTTGGATGTATTTGCCAATGGTGCGATCGCAAGTTTGGCAGCAATTAACTGATTATCCCCGGTGGGTGCAATATTTTCCTGATATCACTAAAAGCGAAATATCACATAAAGGTGAAGTCAAACGTTTGTATCAAGCAGCACAAAAAGCCTTTTTCTTTTTCACCGCTCAAGTGGAAATTTACCTCAACGTTGTAGAAGTGCTGGGGCAACAAATCCAATTTCGTATGGTAAAAGGGACTTTTGAGGATTTTAACGCCAATTTAGAACTCCAAGATTGCGGTAACGGCACCTTGCTTGCTTATACTGTGCAAGCTACACCTCTAATTCCCATTCCATCAATTTTCATTCAACAAGCAATGAACTTTGAGTTGCCCGCAAATATGCGTAAAATGCGACAAGTGATTTGTAAGCAGTAG
- the clpB gene encoding ATP-dependent chaperone ClpB, which yields MQPTNPNQFTEKAWEAIAHTPDIVKQYQQQQIESEHLMKALLEQDGLATGILTKAGVNLQKLRDRTEQFFQRQPKVSGNSTSVYLGRSLDTLLDRADVYRKEFQDEYISIEHLLLGYAKDDRFGKALFQEFGLDEGKLKDIIKQVRGSQKVTDQNPEGKYEALEKYGRDLTKAAHEGLLDPVIGRDDEIRRTIQILSRRTKNNPVLIGEPGVGKTAIAEGLAQRIIAGDVPQSLKDCKLISLDMGALIAGAKFRGEFEERLKAVLKEVTESTGKIILFIDEIHTVVGAGATQGAMDASNLLKPMLARGELRCIGATTLDEYRKHIEKDAALERRFQQVYVDQPSVEDSISILRGLRERYENHHGVKISDSALVAAAVLSSRYISDRFLPDKAIDLVDEAAARLKMEITSKPEELDEIDRKILQLEMEKLSLQKESDAASRERLERLEKEIADLKEEQRTLNTQWQSEKDIIDKIQSVKKEIERVNLEIQQAERDYDLNRAAELKYGNLTSLHRQLEAVEAELASAQRSGKSLLREEVTEGDIAEIISKWTGIPISKLVESEKEKLLHLEDELHHRVIGQEEAVTAVADAIQRSRAGLADPNRPIASFIFLGPTGVGKTELAKALAGYMFDSEDALVRIDMSEYMEKHAVSRLIGAPPGYVGYEEGGQLTEAIRRRPYSVILFDEIEKAHPDVFNIFLQILDDGRVTDAQGHKVDFKNAIIIMTSNIGSQYILDLAGDNAHYDEMRRRVMEAMRNSFRPEFLNRIDEIIIFHGLDKKELRQIVLLQVERLRQRLGDRKISLKLSDTALDFLAEVGYDPVYGARPLKRAIQRELETQIAKAILRGEFNNGDTIFVDVQNERLSFSRLPVEVFSS from the coding sequence ATGCAACCTACTAATCCTAACCAATTTACAGAAAAAGCCTGGGAAGCGATCGCCCATACCCCGGATATTGTTAAACAATATCAACAACAGCAAATTGAAAGCGAACACCTGATGAAAGCGCTGCTAGAACAAGATGGTCTAGCAACTGGGATTCTCACCAAAGCAGGTGTTAACCTCCAAAAACTGCGCGATCGCACCGAACAATTTTTCCAACGTCAGCCGAAAGTATCGGGTAATAGTACCTCAGTATACTTAGGACGTAGCTTAGATACACTGCTAGATCGAGCAGACGTGTATCGCAAGGAGTTTCAAGATGAATATATTTCAATTGAACACTTATTGCTGGGTTATGCCAAAGATGACCGCTTTGGCAAAGCTTTATTCCAAGAATTTGGTTTAGACGAAGGCAAGCTAAAAGATATTATTAAACAAGTTCGGGGGAGCCAAAAAGTGACCGATCAAAATCCAGAAGGCAAATACGAAGCACTGGAAAAATATGGGCGTGACCTCACAAAAGCCGCCCATGAAGGTCTACTTGACCCAGTGATTGGGCGAGATGATGAGATTCGCCGCACTATCCAAATTCTCTCTCGCCGCACCAAGAATAATCCTGTGCTAATTGGTGAACCGGGTGTTGGTAAAACTGCGATCGCTGAAGGATTAGCACAGCGCATTATCGCTGGTGATGTACCTCAGTCCCTCAAAGACTGCAAGTTGATTTCTTTAGATATGGGTGCTTTGATTGCGGGGGCAAAATTCCGGGGTGAATTTGAAGAACGCCTGAAAGCAGTATTAAAAGAAGTTACTGAATCTACCGGCAAGATTATTTTATTTATTGATGAAATTCACACCGTTGTCGGCGCTGGTGCAACGCAAGGCGCGATGGATGCTAGTAACTTATTAAAACCAATGTTGGCGCGGGGTGAATTGCGTTGTATTGGGGCGACGACTCTAGATGAATACCGCAAACATATCGAAAAAGATGCCGCACTAGAAAGACGCTTCCAACAAGTTTATGTCGATCAGCCAAGTGTAGAAGATAGTATTTCGATTTTGCGTGGGTTGAGAGAACGTTATGAAAACCACCACGGGGTGAAGATTTCTGATAGTGCTTTGGTCGCCGCCGCCGTGTTGTCGAGTCGATATATTAGCGATCGCTTCCTCCCTGATAAAGCCATTGATTTGGTAGATGAAGCCGCCGCGAGATTAAAAATGGAGATTACCTCCAAACCCGAAGAACTCGACGAAATCGATCGCAAGATTCTGCAATTGGAAATGGAGAAGCTATCGCTGCAAAAAGAAAGTGATGCCGCTTCTCGTGAACGTTTAGAAAGATTGGAAAAAGAAATTGCCGATCTCAAAGAAGAACAAAGAACCCTGAATACTCAATGGCAATCTGAAAAAGATATCATTGACAAAATTCAGTCTGTGAAAAAGGAGATTGAACGGGTCAATTTAGAGATTCAGCAAGCAGAACGCGATTACGATCTTAACCGGGCTGCGGAGTTGAAATATGGTAATTTAACCAGCTTGCATCGCCAATTGGAAGCAGTAGAAGCTGAGTTGGCAAGCGCCCAAAGAAGTGGTAAATCACTATTACGGGAAGAAGTTACAGAAGGTGATATTGCTGAAATTATTTCTAAATGGACAGGAATTCCCATCAGCAAGTTAGTGGAATCTGAGAAAGAGAAACTGCTGCATTTAGAAGATGAACTACATCACCGCGTCATTGGACAAGAAGAAGCAGTCACAGCAGTAGCTGATGCAATTCAGCGATCGCGCGCTGGATTGGCCGATCCCAATCGTCCCATCGCCAGCTTTATTTTCCTTGGGCCGACGGGTGTGGGTAAAACCGAGTTGGCGAAAGCACTGGCGGGGTATATGTTCGATAGCGAAGATGCGTTGGTGCGAATCGATATGTCGGAATACATGGAGAAACACGCCGTCTCCCGTTTAATCGGTGCGCCTCCGGGATATGTGGGTTATGAAGAAGGCGGACAACTTACAGAAGCGATTCGCCGCCGTCCTTACTCTGTGATTCTCTTCGACGAAATTGAGAAAGCACACCCCGATGTCTTCAATATCTTCTTGCAAATTCTCGATGATGGTCGCGTTACTGATGCCCAAGGTCATAAGGTGGACTTTAAGAACGCTATTATCATCATGACTAGCAACATCGGTTCGCAATACATTCTCGATCTCGCTGGGGATAACGCTCACTACGACGAAATGCGCCGTCGAGTCATGGAGGCGATGCGAAACAGCTTCCGTCCTGAGTTCCTGAACCGGATTGACGAAATCATCATCTTCCACGGTTTAGATAAGAAGGAATTGCGGCAAATTGTGCTGTTGCAAGTTGAAAGATTGCGCCAAAGATTGGGCGATCGCAAAATATCCCTCAAACTCTCTGATACTGCTCTTGACTTTTTAGCAGAAGTAGGGTATGACCCAGTGTATGGGGCGCGTCCACTGAAACGGGCGATTCAGCGCGAGTTAGAAACTCAAATTGCTAAGGCTATTTTGCGCGGTGAATTCAACAACGGCGACACCATCTTTGTAGATGTGCAAAATGAGCGTCTTTCTTTTAGTCGCTTGCCTGTTGAGGTGTTTAGCAGCTAA
- a CDS encoding TIGR02450 family Trp-rich protein, producing MTKKQKFPYLVGSKWTAQQKVDGWRHFQVVNRKNQAKWVYAEMVSACDPQVRFWINAKLLQDSSQWQAGWQTLQEIHGLETEVS from the coding sequence ATGACTAAAAAACAAAAATTTCCTTACCTAGTTGGTTCTAAGTGGACGGCGCAGCAAAAAGTAGACGGTTGGCGGCACTTCCAAGTAGTCAATCGGAAAAATCAGGCTAAGTGGGTTTACGCCGAAATGGTTTCTGCTTGCGATCCTCAAGTCCGTTTTTGGATAAATGCCAAATTATTACAAGATAGCTCACAGTGGCAAGCTGGCTGGCAAACATTACAGGAAATCCACGGGCTTGAAACTGAGGTGTCCTGA
- the bchL gene encoding ferredoxin:protochlorophyllide reductase (ATP-dependent) iron-sulfur ATP-binding protein, which produces MKLAVYGKGGIGKSTTSCNISVALAKRGKKVLQIGCDPKHDSTFTLTGFLIPTIIDTLQEKDYHYEDVWPEDVIYKGYGGVDCVEAGGPPAGAGCGGYVVGETVKLLKELNAFDEYDVILFDVLGDVVCGGFAAPLNYADYCLIVTDNGFDALFAANRIAASVREKARTHPLRLAGLIGNRTSKRDLIEKYIEAVPMPVLEVLPLIEDIRVSRVKGKTLFEMAEQDPSLDYVCDYYLNIADQILARPEGVVPNDTPDRELFSLLSDFYLNPGKPQVPNSEEELDLMIV; this is translated from the coding sequence GTGAAACTAGCAGTCTACGGAAAAGGTGGTATCGGTAAATCCACAACTAGCTGTAACATATCCGTCGCCCTAGCTAAACGTGGCAAGAAAGTGCTGCAAATTGGCTGCGATCCCAAACATGACAGCACCTTTACCCTGACTGGGTTTTTGATTCCCACAATTATCGACACCCTCCAAGAAAAGGATTATCACTACGAAGATGTCTGGCCGGAAGATGTAATTTATAAAGGCTATGGCGGTGTGGATTGCGTAGAAGCCGGTGGCCCACCTGCGGGTGCTGGGTGTGGCGGCTACGTAGTCGGTGAAACCGTAAAATTACTTAAAGAACTCAACGCCTTTGATGAGTACGATGTAATTCTTTTTGACGTTCTGGGTGACGTAGTTTGTGGTGGTTTTGCAGCACCACTCAACTATGCAGATTACTGCCTGATTGTTACAGACAACGGCTTTGATGCTTTGTTTGCGGCTAATCGCATTGCTGCTTCAGTCCGCGAAAAAGCAAGAACTCACCCACTGCGTTTAGCTGGGTTAATTGGCAATCGCACATCCAAGCGCGACTTGATTGAAAAATATATAGAAGCTGTGCCAATGCCAGTTTTGGAAGTTTTACCTTTGATTGAAGATATCCGTGTTTCCCGTGTGAAAGGCAAGACTTTGTTTGAGATGGCAGAGCAAGATCCTTCCCTAGACTACGTTTGCGACTACTATCTCAACATCGCCGACCAAATTCTAGCGCGTCCCGAAGGTGTTGTACCTAACGACACACCAGATCGGGAGTTGTTCTCTTTGTTATCCGATTTTTATCTAAATCCGGGTAAACCCCAGGTTCCTAATTCAGAAGAGGAACTAGACTTGATGATTGTATAA
- a CDS encoding DUF5331 domain-containing protein — protein MAFFNSFTDSIKQKWLQFFQNNRDWITLHMEVESVYTPDGGKRPPSYLILGVLNALEPKLAQLMLPFAKLNPDADTLIEVLDLHFDPDLALGNRFVVSPDVEKYAEEAAAIVDEKPEDETLTHAHTNGFASAAVVQEFAILDSEDESLEISELEDSENGFGDISLSNGQASKDESLETSSLEADEFGEIAFDTDATSAMEVKLDDEVLEDSRIDENAFKDVLSDVWGDETALQKAEESNDFLGEELPAGVFDESEIARLFPNA, from the coding sequence ATGGCATTCTTTAACAGCTTTACGGATTCAATAAAGCAAAAGTGGTTGCAATTTTTCCAGAATAATCGAGACTGGATTACCCTGCACATGGAAGTTGAATCAGTGTACACCCCTGATGGCGGGAAGCGACCACCTTCTTACCTCATCCTGGGAGTTCTTAACGCCCTAGAGCCAAAGCTAGCGCAGTTAATGTTGCCCTTTGCCAAACTTAATCCTGATGCTGATACGTTGATTGAGGTGCTGGATTTGCATTTTGACCCAGATTTAGCCCTTGGTAATCGCTTCGTTGTCAGCCCAGATGTAGAGAAATACGCAGAAGAAGCAGCAGCGATCGTTGATGAAAAGCCTGAAGATGAAACATTGACACATGCTCATACAAATGGCTTTGCGTCGGCGGCGGTAGTTCAAGAGTTCGCAATCCTGGATTCTGAGGATGAAAGTCTGGAAATCAGCGAGTTGGAAGATAGCGAAAATGGCTTTGGCGATATTTCCTTATCTAACGGACAAGCCTCAAAAGATGAGTCTCTCGAAACCTCTAGTTTAGAAGCAGATGAATTTGGGGAAATTGCCTTCGATACAGATGCAACATCTGCAATGGAAGTAAAGCTGGATGACGAAGTGCTTGAAGATAGCCGAATAGATGAAAATGCGTTTAAAGACGTGTTATCAGATGTCTGGGGTGATGAAACAGCTTTGCAAAAGGCTGAAGAAAGTAACGATTTTTTGGGGGAAGAATTGCCAGCAGGCGTTTTTGATGAATCAGAAATTGCCCGCCTCTTCCCCAATGCTTAA
- a CDS encoding ferredoxin:protochlorophyllide reductase (ATP-dependent) subunit N, whose amino-acid sequence MTVAQQPEALSFECETGNYHTFCPISCVAWLYQKIEDSFFLVIGTKTCGYFLQNAMGVMIFAEPRYAMAELEEGDISAQLNDYEELKRLCLQIKRDRNPSVIVWIGTCTTEIIKTDLEGLAPKLESEIGIPIVVARANGLDYAFTQGEDTVLAAMANRCPDKSPVAETEKIERNAIAKLLNFGKKKEDVAQDESEYVDHPPLVLFGSLPDPVVTQLTLELKKQGIKVSGWLPAKRFTELPVLEEGYYVAGVNPFLSRTATTLMRRRKCKLIGAPFPIGPDGTRAWIEKICSVFGITPKGLDEREAQIWAGLEDYVKLIRGKSVFFMGDNLLEVSQARFLIRCGMTVHEIGIPYMDKRYQAAELALLEKTCQEMNSPLPRIVEKPDNYNQLQRIYELKPDLVITGMAHANPLEARGINTKWSVEFTFAQIHGFTNARDMLELVTRPLRRNNNLKDLGWDKLVREEAKI is encoded by the coding sequence ATGACTGTCGCTCAACAACCAGAAGCTTTAAGCTTTGAATGTGAAACCGGAAATTACCATACCTTTTGCCCAATTAGCTGCGTGGCGTGGTTATACCAAAAAATTGAAGATAGCTTCTTTTTGGTGATTGGGACAAAAACTTGTGGCTACTTCCTGCAAAATGCGATGGGGGTGATGATTTTTGCTGAACCCCGCTATGCAATGGCAGAGTTGGAAGAGGGCGATATTTCGGCACAACTGAATGATTATGAAGAGTTAAAGCGGTTGTGTTTGCAAATTAAACGCGATCGCAATCCTAGTGTAATTGTCTGGATTGGCACTTGCACCACGGAAATTATCAAAACAGATTTGGAAGGTTTAGCACCGAAGTTAGAATCGGAAATCGGGATTCCCATCGTTGTAGCGCGGGCAAATGGTCTAGATTACGCCTTCACCCAAGGAGAAGACACCGTATTAGCAGCAATGGCTAACCGTTGTCCTGATAAGTCTCCGGTGGCGGAAACTGAGAAAATTGAACGGAATGCGATCGCTAAATTGCTCAACTTTGGTAAAAAGAAAGAAGATGTCGCCCAAGATGAATCTGAGTACGTAGATCATCCACCCTTAGTTCTTTTTGGCTCCCTTCCCGACCCCGTAGTGACTCAATTAACCTTGGAACTGAAGAAACAAGGTATCAAAGTTTCCGGCTGGCTACCCGCGAAGCGCTTCACAGAACTGCCAGTACTGGAAGAAGGGTATTATGTCGCTGGTGTCAACCCCTTCCTCAGTCGCACAGCTACCACCTTAATGCGCCGCCGCAAGTGTAAACTCATTGGCGCACCCTTCCCCATTGGCCCCGATGGTACTCGCGCTTGGATTGAGAAAATCTGCTCTGTGTTTGGTATTACTCCCAAGGGTTTGGATGAACGGGAAGCCCAAATTTGGGCAGGTTTGGAAGATTACGTGAAACTGATTCGCGGTAAGTCTGTATTCTTCATGGGTGATAACTTGCTGGAAGTTTCCCAAGCCAGATTCTTAATCCGTTGTGGGATGACAGTTCACGAAATCGGCATTCCTTACATGGATAAGCGCTATCAAGCTGCTGAATTGGCACTTTTGGAGAAAACTTGCCAGGAAATGAATTCACCTCTGCCAAGGATTGTAGAGAAGCCGGATAATTACAATCAACTTCAGCGAATTTATGAGTTGAAACCAGATTTGGTAATTACTGGTATGGCTCACGCGAATCCATTGGAAGCACGGGGTATTAATACAAAGTGGTCTGTGGAATTCACTTTTGCTCAAATTCACGGCTTTACGAATGCGCGTGACATGTTAGAGTTGGTGACTCGTCCGCTACGTCGGAATAATAATTTGAAAGATTTGGGTTGGGATAAGTTGGTGAGAGAAGAAGCGAAGATTTAA
- a CDS encoding cyclic nucleotide-binding domain-containing protein, whose protein sequence is MKQILSHFPPFHVLEDHDFAWLESIGQKKHYESGMVLIGESKSDSHLYICFSGNLAVTMLPLEADKEELITFSAGEIIGENLLLDHQGATVTVKESAELLVLPKQQLTNRLKQDREFAARFYHLVSICLSDRLRKLTKLMAARNVKEGEPLRKVLVVFATLNDSDIAWMVANGVAEKAALGNTLIKQEQPVPAVYLLLEGMLGIYVSIPQNGSVVEKEIAKRVKGEILGEMSFVDGGVASASVKSLENAWVLALPQKMLAAKFKEDYGFAERFYRSLALILSNRCLDLLIRGSLADSSQSSIEMLSEDIEVEDELDLDLLEGTAIAGSRFDWMINQLRR, encoded by the coding sequence GTGAAACAAATTCTCTCTCATTTTCCTCCTTTCCACGTTCTCGAAGATCATGATTTCGCATGGCTCGAATCGATCGGGCAAAAGAAACACTATGAATCAGGAATGGTTTTAATTGGGGAGAGTAAATCTGACTCGCATCTATACATCTGCTTCAGCGGCAATCTAGCGGTAACGATGTTACCACTAGAAGCCGATAAGGAAGAACTCATTACATTTTCCGCAGGAGAGATCATCGGAGAAAATTTGCTTCTAGATCATCAAGGCGCAACTGTCACTGTTAAAGAATCTGCTGAACTTTTAGTCTTACCTAAACAGCAACTTACAAACCGATTGAAGCAAGACCGTGAATTTGCGGCTCGCTTTTATCATCTTGTGTCCATCTGCTTATCAGACCGCTTGCGGAAGTTGACTAAGTTAATGGCTGCTCGTAATGTCAAAGAAGGCGAACCTCTGCGGAAAGTCTTAGTTGTATTCGCTACATTGAATGATAGCGACATCGCTTGGATGGTAGCTAACGGCGTTGCCGAAAAAGCTGCTCTGGGTAATACATTAATTAAACAAGAACAGCCAGTACCCGCTGTATACCTTTTACTAGAAGGAATGCTAGGCATTTATGTTTCTATTCCTCAAAACGGCAGTGTTGTAGAGAAAGAAATTGCTAAACGTGTTAAAGGCGAAATCTTAGGCGAAATGTCTTTTGTTGATGGTGGTGTAGCTTCTGCTAGTGTCAAATCGCTAGAAAACGCTTGGGTGTTGGCATTACCGCAGAAAATGCTGGCGGCTAAGTTTAAAGAAGACTACGGATTTGCAGAGCGGTTTTATCGATCGCTAGCTCTGATTCTGTCTAATCGTTGTTTGGACTTGTTGATCCGTGGCAGCCTAGCTGATAGCAGTCAATCCTCTATCGAGATGCTTTCAGAAGATATCGAAGTGGAAGACGAACTCGATCTCGACCTGTTAGAAGGAACTGCGATCGCTGGTAGTCGGTTTGATTGGATGATTAACCAACTCCGCCGTTAA